From a single Thiohalomonas denitrificans genomic region:
- the rhlB gene encoding ATP-dependent RNA helicase RhlB, with amino-acid sequence MSDTLLTDVSFRSFDLPEPVLRGVEETGFSQCTRIQAETLPLALAGKDVAGQAQTGTGKTAAFLIALFTHLIREPAKEGRRPNQPRAIILAPTRELAIQIHRDAEQIGRHTGFRLGLIYGGTGYEEQRQQLRDGVDVLIGTPGRIIDYFKQKVFDLRAIQVMVLDEADRMFDLGFIKDIRYLLRRMPHPEERLGLLFSATLSFRVAELAYEHMNNPHQVEVEPEQVTAERVEESVYFPAMNEKIPLLLGLIERFKPERSIIFVNTKRVADRVWGYLEGNGHKTSILSGDVPQKKRQRLLGQFESGEYAFLVATDVAARGLHIPDVTHVFNFDLPQDAEDYVHRIGRTARAGAAGTAISFACEEYAFSLMEIEAYIGHKIPVEPISEGLLVEPKAPVRAPRRDKQPGGRGGKRADGNRGSGDRSRHRGRSSHRSPSKG; translated from the coding sequence GTGTCGAAGAAACGGGTTTTTCCCAATGCACCCGAATCCAGGCCGAGACGCTGCCGCTTGCATTGGCCGGCAAGGATGTCGCGGGCCAGGCCCAGACCGGCACCGGCAAGACTGCCGCCTTTCTCATCGCACTTTTCACCCACCTGATTCGTGAGCCGGCCAAAGAGGGGAGACGCCCCAATCAGCCGCGCGCCATCATCCTGGCACCGACACGTGAGCTGGCCATCCAGATCCATCGTGATGCCGAACAGATTGGCCGCCACACCGGCTTCCGGCTCGGTCTGATCTACGGCGGTACCGGCTACGAAGAGCAGCGGCAGCAGCTGCGGGACGGCGTCGATGTGCTCATCGGTACGCCCGGTCGCATCATCGATTACTTCAAGCAGAAGGTGTTCGACCTCAGGGCCATCCAGGTGATGGTACTCGATGAAGCCGACCGAATGTTCGATCTCGGATTCATCAAGGATATCCGCTATCTGCTGCGCCGCATGCCCCATCCCGAGGAACGCCTCGGACTGCTCTTTTCCGCTACGCTCTCGTTCCGGGTAGCCGAGCTCGCGTACGAGCATATGAACAACCCTCACCAGGTAGAGGTGGAGCCGGAGCAGGTCACTGCCGAACGGGTCGAGGAGTCGGTCTACTTCCCGGCGATGAATGAAAAAATCCCGCTGCTGCTGGGCCTGATCGAACGCTTTAAGCCGGAGCGCAGCATCATCTTCGTCAATACCAAACGCGTCGCCGATCGCGTATGGGGCTATCTGGAGGGCAACGGGCACAAGACCTCCATTCTCTCCGGCGACGTTCCACAGAAGAAGCGCCAGCGCCTGCTGGGCCAATTCGAATCCGGAGAGTACGCCTTTCTGGTGGCCACCGATGTCGCGGCCCGGGGACTGCACATCCCGGATGTCACTCACGTGTTCAACTTCGACCTGCCCCAGGACGCAGAGGATTACGTGCACCGCATCGGCCGTACCGCACGAGCCGGGGCCGCCGGAACGGCGATCAGCTTTGCCTGCGAGGAGTACGCCTTCTCACTCATGGAGATCGAGGCCTATATCGGCCACAAGATCCCGGTAGAGCCGATCAGCGAAGGCCTGCTCGTGGAGCCCAAGGCGCCGGTAAGGGCCCCGCGGCGGGACAAGCAACCGGGGGGCCGGGGAGGCAAACGAGCCGATGGGAACCGCGGCAGCGGCGACCGTTCGCGGCACCGGGGACGCAGTAGCCACCGCAGTCCCTCAAAGGGATAA